One Dioscorea cayenensis subsp. rotundata cultivar TDr96_F1 chromosome 17, TDr96_F1_v2_PseudoChromosome.rev07_lg8_w22 25.fasta, whole genome shotgun sequence DNA window includes the following coding sequences:
- the LOC120281305 gene encoding receptor-like protein EIX2, which produces MFAGQIPPQLSNLSSLQVVDLADNNLEGHIPLSFGDFKGLLVLDLSHNHLTGDIPEDISAMRNLISLDLSNNGFSGVIPSTMTGMSFLSHLNLSNNNFSGKIPKAGQFSTFDSSSFSGNGDLCGFPLALQCQQTDGNNNSMPDGSDDYDGDDVLEDKWFIVSVLAGFFCWSLGIVCSNIY; this is translated from the exons ATGTTCGCCGGCCAGATACCGCCTCAGCTTTCAAACTTGAGCTCCTTGCAGGTTGTTGATCTTGCAGATAATAACTTAGAAGGCCATATTCCTCTGAGTTTTGGAGACTTCAAAG GTCTGCTTGTCTTAGACCTTTCCCACAACCACTTGACAGGTGACATACCAGAAGACATCAGTGCTATGAGAAACTTGATTTCTCTAGACTTATCAAATAACGGTTTCTCAGGTGTCATTCCATCAACTATGACAGGCATGAGTTTTTTGAGCCATCTTAACTTGTCTAACAACAACTTCTCTGGAAAGATCCCTAAGGCAGGTCAATTCTCAACctttgattcatcttcatttagtgGAAATGGTGATCTCTGTGGCTTTCCACTGGCCTTGCAGTGTCAGCAGACTGatggtaataataatagtatgcCTGATGGTAGTGATGattatgatggtgatgatgtATTGGAGGATAAGTGGTTCATTGTGAGTGTTCTTGCAGGATTCTTTTGTTGGTCTCTTGGGATTGTTTGCAGTAATATCTATTAG
- the LOC120280352 gene encoding LOW QUALITY PROTEIN: phospholipase D alpha 1-like (The sequence of the model RefSeq protein was modified relative to this genomic sequence to represent the inferred CDS: inserted 2 bases in 2 codons), whose amino-acid sequence MAQILLHGNLHVTIFEAHLITKAGGASGSAAGFLEQLVEGIENAIGIAEEPSKVYATIDLDKARVGRTRRISNEPENPRWHEAFQIYCAHSAANVIFTVKCDMAVDASLFGRAYLPVEQIINGTEVERWLEICDQKHNPIGSSKIHVKVQYFDVSKDRSWSRGIQSPKFPGVPYTFFQQRQGCKVSLYQDVHVSDNFIPKIPLADGKYYEPHRCWEDIFDAITNAQHLIYIAGWSVYTEITLIRDSRRPRPGGDATLGELLKKKATEGVRVLMLVWNDKTSGGLFGKEGHMETHDEDTADYFRGTDVHCVLCERNADGGDIVENLEKSFIFTHHQKIVVVDHEMPKKTSLRRRIVSFVGGIDLCDGRYDTQFHSLFRTLDTAHHDDFHQINFAGASIKKGGPXEPWHDIHSRLEGPVAWDVLFNFEQRWRKQGGGEDLLVHIRDLENIIIPPSPVLFPEDRETWNVQLFRSIDAGAAYGFPETPEGAARAGLISGKDQIIDRSIQDAYINAIRRAKNFIYIENQYFLGSSFGWKADGIEPEEIGALHLIPKELSLKIVSKIEAGERFTVYVVIPMWPEGEPEGGSVQAILDWQRRTMEMMYTDIVEALKAKNITANPKDYLSFFCLGNREVKKNGEYTPEEQPEPDTDYSRAQQARRFMIYVHAKLMIVDDEYIIIGSANINQRSMDGARDSEIAMGAYQPYHLSTKQPARGHIHGFRMALWYEHLGMLDEVFLQPESLDCVHKVNATAQKYWDIYTSDTLEHDLPGHLLSYPVAVTNEGAITELPGMECFPDTKXRVLGTQSDYLPAILTT is encoded by the exons ATGGCTCAGATCTTGCTGCATGGGAACTTGCACGTCACCATCTTTGAGGCTCACTTGATCACCAAAGCCGGCGGAGCTTCTGGTTCCGCTGCCGGGTTTCTTGAGcag CTTGTTGAAGGAATTGAGAATGCTATTGGCATTGCCGAGGAGCCTAGTAAAGTTTATGCAACTATCGATCTCGATAAGGCAAGAGTTGGTCGCACTAGACGGATTTCAAATGAACCAGAAAACCCACGTTGGCATGAAGCTTTCCAAATCTACTGTGCTCATTCTGCAGCCAATGTCATCTTCACTGTGAAGTGTGACATGGCTGTAGATGCATCACTGTTTGGACGTGCTTATCTGCCTGTAGAACAGATCATTAATGGCACGGAAGTGGAAAGATGGCTTGAGATCTGTGATCAAAAACACAATCCAATTGGCAGTTCAAAGATTCATGTGAAAGTGCAGTACTTTGATGTTTCAAAAGACAGAAGTTGGAGTAGAGGAATTCAAAGTCCTAAATTCCCCGGTGTTCCTTATACATTTTTCCAACAGAGGCAGGGTTGCAAGGTTTCTTTGTATCAAGATGTGCATGTCTCTGACAACTTCATCCCCAAAATACCTCTTGCTGATGGCAAATATTATGAGCCACATAGATGTTGGGAGGACATTTTTGATGCCATCACTAATGCGCAGCATTTGATCTATATTGCTGGATGGTCTGTCTATACAGAGATCACATTGATAAGGGACTCTAGAAGGCCAAGACCCGGAGGAGATGCCACACTTGGTGAGTTACTAAAGAAGAAGGCTACTGAAGGTGTTAGAGTCCTTATGCTTGTTTGGAATGATAAAACTTCTGGAGGTTTGTTTGGTAAAGAGGGTCACATGGAAACTCATGATGAAGATACTGCAGATTATTTCCGAGGCACAGATGTTCACTGTGTTCTGTGTGAACGAAATGCTGATGGAGGAGACATTGTTGAGAATCTGGAGAAATCCTTCATATTCACTCATCATCAAAAGATTGTTGTGGTAGATCATGAGATGCCTAAGAAGACTTCTCTGCGGAGGAGAATTGTGAGTTTTGTTGGGGGTATTGACCTCTGTGATGGAAGATATGATACACAGTTTCATTCTCTGTTCAGAACTTTGGATACAGCTCATCATGATGATTTCCACCAGATTAACTTTGCTGGTGCATCTATCAAAAAAGGTGGAC GAGAGCCATGGCATGACATTCATTCAAGACTTGAAGGTCCAGTTGCATGGGATGTTTTGTTCAACTTTGAACAGAGATGGAGGAAACAGGGTGGTGGTGAGGATCTGCTTGTTCACATCAGGGATCTGGAGAACATCATCATTCCTCCTTCTCCTGTTTTGTTTCCAGAAGATAGGGAAACATGGAATGTTCAGCTATTTAGATCAATTGATGCAGGTGCTGCCTATGGTTTTCCTGAGACACCAGAAGGTGCAGCTAGAGCAGGGTTGATAAGCGGAAAAGACCAGATCATAGACCGGAGCATTCAAGATGCTTATATCAATGCCATTCGCCGGgcgaaaaattttatttacattgaaaacCAGTACTTCCTGGGCAGCTCTTTTGGGTGGAAAGCAGATGGCATTGAGCCGGAAGAGATTGGAGCATTGCATTTAATTCCTAAGGAGCTGTCTTTGAAGATTGTCAGCAAGATTGAAGCTGGTGAACGTTTTACTGTTTATGTTGTTATTCCAATGTGGCCAGAGGGAGAACCTGAGGGTGGTTCAGTTCAGGCAATTCTGGATTGGCAGCGAAGGACAATGGAGATGATGTATACTGATATTGTTGAAGCTCTGAAAGCGAAGAACATCACGGCGAATCCTAAAGATTATTTGAGCTTCTTTTGCTTAGGAAATCGGGAAGTAAAGAAGAATGGAGAGTACACACCTGAGGAGCAACCCGAGCCTGATACAGATTATAGCAGAGCTCAGCAGGCCAGAAGGTTTATGATCTATGTCCACGCAAAGCTGATGATTG TTGATGATGAGTACATAATCATTGGCTCAGCTAACATCAATCAGAGGTCAATGGATGGAGCCAGGGACTCAGAGATTGCCATGGGTGCATACCAGCCTTACCATCTATCAACCAAGCAGCCTGCCAGGGGACATATCCATGGTTTCCGGATGGCTTTGTGGTATGAACACCTGGGGATGCTGGATGAAGTTTTCCTCCAGCCAGAGAGCCTGGATTGTGTGCACAAGGTGAATGCCACCGCGCAAAAGTATTGGGATATTTACACTAGTGATACACTAGAACATGACCTCCCGGGTCATCTGCTAAGTTACCCAGTTGCAGTTACTAATGAAGGTGCCATCACAGAGTTGCCTGGTATGGAGTGCTTCCCAGACACTA GCCGTGTTCTTGGGACCCAGAGTGACTACCTTCCCGCCATCCTCACAACATAA
- the LOC120281306 gene encoding receptor-like protein EIX1 — MSRPTRVHKGCYSQALDDSSMENLFTLGVALQVALDSHYSIKNIFVDTSRTSYVAADGLRVKLDDTITSIRRSLEFLDLARGVFFKAMTNSGSSGIHTMAAIMFVLFTILLILDAAPGRGACLESERKALLQFKHGLFDPENRLFSWQGYDCCTWRGIACDNQTGDVTSIDLHNPYPDVLNPFPNSTDEFLNSLVSIKLLTYLNLSNAGFSGTIPAQLGNLSSLQYLDLSSRETPLSVDDLQWLSRLSSLTHLAMDSVDLSLIGPQWIHSIGRLSSLTELHMYSCGLSGIAQSLPVVNFTKLSVVDLSMNNFNSTIPGWFLNLSSLIHMDVGGAGLHGFIPVELSNLHNLRYLDLSMNVNLTADCSMLLSGGWRRIEYLNLMSNQVSGNLPVSVGNFTSLVWLNIAYNNLEGGIPSSIGKLCNLKILSLTGNNLTLELPQFPGLDYNQLTGVLPEWLGEIRNLQALFLNGNSIQGPIPPSIGNLSLLFALALAENNLNGTLPPTIGQLSKLKHFDVSSNQLTGIVSEAHFSKLSGLEYFSIFSNSLVINLSSSWVPPFQVQELRLGSSEVGPQFPAWLQNQTRLQQLDISNASISDSIPSWFWDLSSNLYLLNLSFNQIKGQLPNLISITPYSQLDMKSNLLSGSLPNLSNVVEILDLSDNQFSGHISPDIGLMQPYLIYLSLSGNNLSGEIPTSIGNMLGLHVLDLSRNNLDGVIPGNLHNLTYLMALDLKTNSLSGTIPPSIGSLQRLQSLHLSNNMLSGAMPSSLQNCSYLEMLDLGDNFLDGSIPIWLTSKIPG, encoded by the exons TAGCTGCTGATGGTTTGAGAGTTAAGCTTGATGATACCATCACCTCTATTCGACGCAGCTTGGAGTTTCTTGACCTCGCTCGAGGGGTG TTCTTCAAGGCTATGACTAATTCAGGCTCCTCTGGCATTCACACAATGGCTGCCATTATGTTTGTGCTCTTCACCATCTTGTTGATTTTGGATGCAGCTCCTGGCAGAGGAGCTTGTCTGGAATCAGAGAGGAAAGCTCTGCTTCAGTTCAAGCATGGCCTTTTTGATCCTGAGAACCGTCTCTTTTCATGGCAGGGTTATGACTGCTGCACATGGAGAGGAATAGCTTGTGATAACCAAACAGGAGATGTAACCAGTATTGATCTCCATAATCCATATCCTGATGTTCTCAATCCATTTCCCAATTCAACTGATG AGTTCCTGAATTCATTGGTTTCTATCAAGCTATTGACATACTTGAACCTCTCCAATGCTGGCTTCTCTGGCACCATCCCTGCTCAGCTTGGAAACCTTTCAAGCTTGCAATATCTTGATCTTTCTTCAAGGGAAACTCCACTATCAGTTGATGACCTTCAGTGGCTATCAAGGCTTTCTTCTCTAACTCACTTAGCCATGGACAGTGTTGATCTTTCACTGATAGGACCTCAATGGATTCATTCTATTGGCAGGCTGTCATCTCTGACTGAGCTGCATATGTATTCATGTGGGCTTTCTGGGATAGCACAGTCTCTTCCTGTGGTTAACTTCACTAAACTTTCAGTAGTTGATCTTTCAATGAACAACTTCAATTCAACAATCCCCGGTTGGTTTCTCAACCTTAGCAGTTTAATACATATGGATGTTGGGGGTGCTGGCTTGCATGGATTTATCCCAGTTGAGTTATCTAACCTTCATAATTTGAGGTATTTAGATCTCTCAATGAACGTGAATCTCACAGCTGATTGTTCCATGCTGCTGAGTGGAGGTTGGAGAAGGATTGAGTACCTTAACTTGATGAGTAATCAGGTTTCTGGAAATTTACCAGTTTCAGTTGGTAATTTCACTTCCCTTGTTTGGCTTAATATTGCCTACAACAACTTGGAAGGGGGTATTCCGAGCTCCATTGGTAAGCTCTGCAACTTGAAGATACTGTCTCTAACTGGAAATAATTTGACACTTGAACTCCCTCAATTCCCTGGA TTGGATTATAACCAACTCACCGGAGTTTTACCTGAATGGCTGGGTGAGATTAGAAACCTCCAAGCTCTTTTTCTGAACGGCAACTCCATTCAAGGTCCAATTCCTCCATCCATTGGGAATTTATCACTCCTTTTTGCTTTGGCACTTGCTGAAAATAACTTGAACGGAACTCTTCCACCAACCATTGGACAGCTCTCTAAGTTGAAGCATTTTGATGTCTCTTCAAACCAGTTGACAGGAATAGTCTCTGAAgctcatttttcaaaattatctggCCTTGAatacttctccatcttctccaactCTCTGGTGATCAATCTAAGCTCAAGCTGGGTGCCTccgtttcaagttcaagaactaAGACTTGGTTCTTCTGAAGTTGGCCCTCAGTTCCCTGCTTGGCTACAAAACCAGACCAGACTTCAACAGTTGGACATCTCAAATGCTAGTATTTCTGACAGCATACCCTCATGGTTCTGGGACTTGTCATCCAATCTCTACTTGCTCAATTTATCTTTCAATCAGATCAAAGGCCAGCTACCAAACCTTATAAGCATCACACCTTATTCACAGCTTGATATGAAATCAAACCTCTTGAGTGGTTCATTGCCTAATCTATCTAATGTTGTTGAAATACTAGACCTTTCTGATAACCAATTCTCTGGTCATATCTCTCCTGATATTGGCCTGATGCAGCCTTATCTGATTTATCTATCCCTCTCTGGTAACAACTTGTCTGGTGAAATCCCGACATCGATCGGTAACATGCTGGGACTTCATGTACTTGATTTGTCAAGGAACAATTTAGATGGTGTCATCCCTGGGAACCTGCACAACCTTACTTATTTGATGGCTCTTGACCTCAAAACCAACTCTCTGTCTGGGACTATTCCTCCATCTATAGGTAGTTTGCAAAGGCTCCAGTCATTGCACCTCAGCAACAACATGCTGTCAGGAGCCATGCCATCATCCTTGCAAAACTGCTCCTATTTGGAAATGCTGGATCTCGGAGACAACTTTCTAGATGGTTCCATCCCAATTTGGCTCACATCAAAGATTCCCGGC
- the LOC120280010 gene encoding probable LRR receptor-like serine/threonine-protein kinase At3g47570: MEPLVCLVVLVLAKSLLLSQYTLTAASSNDTERSALLAFRDQITSDPSGVLKAWNNSIHFCKWYGVTCSRKHPGRVIALDLASRGMAGAISPAVTNLTFLRKLLLMENGFNGDIPQNIGHFHRLQQLNMSFNSLYGSIPASLANCSELRFIDLSANKLTGMIPVELGYLSKLDQLVLDNNSFVSVLPSSLGNLSSLTILSINCGVGSSSTSYCLHGNIPEELGNLAKLKLIDVSGNMLSGTIPPSLFNLSLLHTFAAGINQLHGSLPPSISTTLPYLENLKFGGNSFTGPIPVSLSNASRLAIVDLSQNNFTGQIPPDIGRGGNIWYINLEINQLEANDVSDWRFMGSLTNCSSLKILALDDNNLGGALPSSIANLSNEIQKIYMGGNYISGSLPSGIQNLANLYTLDMTLNQLTETIPEGIGKLQNLQFLGLSSNKIIGHIPASLGNLTQLASLYLDDNDLEGPIPSSLGSIQRLNELQLSMNRLNGSVPVEILSLSYLSNFIMLSDNFLTGSLPIEVGRLRNIRTLLLSHNKLYGEIPTTISGCVSLEVLELDDNMIQGTIPPSLSNIRGLQILNLSNNSLSGSIPQSFGSMKGLQELLLSHNNLSGSIPKVMEDMTGLIYLELSYNNLQGEIPKKGIFSNASAISVTGNPGLCGGLSQIHLTACPLKTFEKRTRWRLLLTVGTPIACFILFSSFAFLIYKRQSRKRASSEISMNSHFPRITYGDLLRATGGFSDDNLVGRGRHGSVYKGILEILNTTTVAVKVFNLAEQGASRSFSSECKVLRTVRHRNIIKAFTSCSSIDSRGHDFKALVYEFMSNGSLETWLHPQTEEEQHKSQSLTFIHRLSIAIDIADALEYLHEGCQPPMVHCDIKPGNILLDNEMVAHVADFGLAKVLSGSSRASSRSSIAIRGSIGYVPPEYGVGGQATTSGDVYSYGILLLEMLTGKRPADDMFKNGLTLRKLVEMQISSEGFLNIVDPLMLPQNHASKEEECFVSVALVGLSCSIDSPYERPNIAEVATKMHAIKTGIKN; encoded by the exons ATGGAGCCACTTGTTTGCTTGGTTGTTCTCGTGTTAGCTAAATCTTTATTGTTATCACAGTATACACTTACTGCAGCATCAAGCAACGATACAGAAAGATCAGCATTGCTGGCATTCAGAGATCAAATAACCAGTGATCCTTCTGGTGTTCTAAAAGCATGGAACAACTCCATTCATTTCTGCAAATGGTATGGAGTTACATGTAGCCGCAAGCATCCTGGGAGGGTTATTGCTCTGGATCTTGCTTCCAGGGGTATGGCAGGTGCCATCTCTCCTGCCGTTACCAACCTAACATTCCTGCGGAAACTACTACTTATGGAGAATGGTTTCAATGGTGACATCCCACAAAACATCGGCCACTTTCACCGTCTGCAACAACTCAACATGAGCTTCAATTCACTCTACGGTTCCATTCCTGCCAGTCTAGCCAACTGCTCAGAGCTCAGATTCATCGACTTAAGCGCAAATAAACTCACCGGGATGATTCCGGTTGAGCTCGGATATCTATCAAAGCTTGATCAGTTGGTGCTTGACAATAATAGCTTTGTAAGTGTTCTTCCATCTTCTCTTGGAAACCTTTCTTCTCTCAcaattctttcaataaattgtggCGTAGGGAGTAGTTCAACGTCCTATTGTTTGCATGGCAACATCCCAGAGGAGCTGGGAAACCTTGCAAAACTTAAGTTAATCGATGTCTCTGGAAACATGCTTTCTGGAACAATACCTCCATCCTTGTTCAATCTCTCATTGCTGCATACTTTTGCTGCTGGGATTAATCAGCTTCATGGGAGCCTTCCACCAAGTATAAGCACAACACTACCATATCTTGAAAACCTAAAGTTTGGCGGTAACAGCTTCACCGGACCAATTCCAGTGTCACTTTCCAATGCCTCAAGACTTGCTATTGTTGATCTCTCACAAAATAATTTCACTGGACAAATTCCTCCTGACATTGGAAGAGGTGGAAACATATGGTACATTAATTTAGAAATCAATCAGCTTGAGGCAAATGATGTCAGTGATTGGAGGTTCATGGGTTCTCTGACCAACTGCAGCAGTTTAAAGATCTTGGCTCTTGATGATAACAATTTGGGTGGTGCACTGCCAAGCTCCATTGCCAACCTCTccaatgaaatacaaaaaatatacatGGGAGGCAACTATATATCTGGGTCACTACCTTCAGGGATTCAAAACCTTGCTAATCTTTATACACTGGATATGACCCTTAACCAACTCACTGAAACCATTCCAGAAGGCATTGGAAAACTCCAGAATCTACAGTTCTTGGGCCTTTCTAGCAATAAGATCATAGGCCACATCCCAGCCTCCCTTGGAAACCTTACTCAATTGGCATCTCTCTATCTAGATGACAATGATTTGGAAGGTCCAATCCCTTCATCACTGGGGAGCATCCAGAGACTGAATGAATTACAGCTGTCCATGAATAGACTCAATGGCAGTGTACCAGTAGAGATACTTAGCCTTTCCTACCTATccaattttattatgctttctgaCAACTTCTTGACTGGATCCCTTCCTATTGAGGTTGGCAGATTGAGAAACATAAGAACCCTCCTTCTGTCTCACAACAAGCTTTACGGTGAGATCCCAACAACCATCAGCGGCTGTGTGAGCTTAGAGGTGCTCGAGCTTGATGATAACATGATCCAAGGAACCATTCCTCCATCCTTGAGCAACATAAGAGGGCTTCAGATTCTTAATCTTTCAAACAATTCGTTATCAGGATCAATACCTCAATCTTTTGGCAGTATGAAAGGCCTCCAAGAGCTGCTTCTTTCACACAATAACTTGTCAGGGTCCATACCAAAAGTCATGGAGGACATGACTGGTTTAATATACTTGGAACTCTCCTACAACAATCTTCAGGGTGAGATACCCAAGAAGGGCATCTTTTCAAATGCTTCTGCCATCTCAGTCACTGGGAATCCCGGCCTTTGTGGGGGTCTTTCACAAATTCACTTGACTGCATGCCCTCTCAAAACATTTGAGAAGAGAACAAGGTGGCGGCTCTTGCTAACGGTTGGTACACCAATTGCTTGCTTCATCCTTTTTTCATCCTTTGCTTTTCTTATTTACAAAAGGCAGTCCAGGAAGAGGGCTTCATCCGAAATCTCCATGAACTCTCATTTCCCAAGAATTACATATGGAGATTTACTCAGGGCCACTGGTGGCTTCAGCGATGATAATCTTGTTGGCAGGGGAAGACATGGTTCGGTGTATAAAGGAATTCTGGAGATTCTCAATACTACTACTGTGGCTGTCAAGGTGTTCAACCTTGCAGAGCAGGGGGCATCCAGGAGTTTCTCTTCGGAATGCAAGGTGCTGCGAACAGTCCGGCATCGCAACATTATCAAGGCCTTTACCTCCTGCTCCAGCATTGATTCCAGGGGCCATGATTTCAAAGCATTGGTCTACGAGTTCATGTCTAATGGAAGTTTAGAGACATGGTTACATCCACAAACAGAGGAGGAGCAGCACAAGAGTCAAAGTTTAACTTTCATCCACAGATTGAGCATAGCCATAGACATTGCTGATGCGTTGGAGTACCTCCATGAAGGTTGTCAACCACCAATGGTGCATTGTGATATCAAGCCTGGCAACATCCTCCTTGACAATGAGATGGTTGCTCATGTTGCAGATTTCGGTCTAGCAAAAGTGCTCTCTGGTTCCTCTCGAGCATCTTCACGTAGCTCCATTGCTATCAGGGGATCCATAGGATATGTTCCTCCAG AGTATGGAGTTGGTGGTCAAGCGACCACTTCTGGAGATGTGTACAGTTACGGAATTCTTCTCCTTGAGATGTTAACAGGGAAGAGGCCAGCTGACGACATGTTTAAAAATGGTCTGACACTCCGCAAACTGGTTGAGATGCAAATTTCTAGTGAAGGATTCTTGAACATAGTAGATCCTCTAATGCTGCCACAAAACCATGCAAGTAAGGAGGAAGAGTGTTTTGTTTCTGTGGCACTGGTGGGTCTTTCATGCTCAATTGATTCTCCTTATGAGCGACCAAACATCGCTGAGGTTGCAACAAAAATGCATGCTATCAAAACtggtataaaaaattaa